One part of the Saprospiraceae bacterium genome encodes these proteins:
- a CDS encoding T9SS type A sorting domain-containing protein, producing MKKFYILFLTLFTLGYAQAQMIEVTFQVDVNQLALTKKIFSGGIHVVGSFQGWDPAKDAMSDADGDGIWTFTTMIANGTALEFKYNNADAWNGNDESNNRTHTVTDNGGKDILPLVCFNSTSACTNTGVTIRVDMNDEIIKSAFNIATDSVTVAGSFQGWNAGTHRLTDSNGDGVYEINVAIAEGSYEYKFIKNGGTWEGGISGSCVNGGGNRVMNVKVNTTLPTYCFNSCEACKLTGPPKRIQVTFRVNMSNMISQFGKVDTCYVAGSFQGWTLPKANSILLDPDGDGIYEGRDSVDGKSSYEFKYVYGKEWGFDETGLGGQACATGGGNRKIDVAESDTILTAYCFNTCDDICAPLPTKIKARFKVDLSSEVPSADGVFIKSSFQWPQFKNAVTELKLIDPVNGIFGTDVLDIVPIKQHFVFVNGKTDTEKETAKFSDLGCGFINTVGEHLREVDLTGITDFQDIGYIWNVCEELTGTKQANLNVNMRILPNPFSNSTIIRFDNSKGEVYSLTIVDVLGIEMKTIKNIQTGEVLVNRDQMNTGIYFATLKSSKGNFTTQRIAIQ from the coding sequence ATGAAAAAATTCTACATTTTATTTTTAACATTATTTACACTCGGGTATGCACAAGCACAAATGATTGAAGTGACATTCCAGGTAGATGTAAATCAATTGGCTTTAACTAAAAAGATATTTAGCGGAGGCATCCATGTTGTTGGAAGCTTTCAAGGTTGGGATCCAGCAAAGGATGCAATGTCTGATGCTGATGGAGATGGAATCTGGACATTCACAACGATGATTGCAAATGGTACAGCACTTGAATTTAAGTACAATAATGCTGATGCCTGGAATGGCAATGATGAATCCAATAATCGTACACATACAGTAACTGATAATGGTGGAAAAGATATTTTACCCCTGGTTTGTTTTAATTCCACATCAGCTTGTACGAATACCGGAGTAACTATTCGTGTTGATATGAATGATGAAATTATCAAAAGTGCTTTCAATATTGCCACAGATTCTGTGACCGTAGCAGGAAGTTTTCAAGGTTGGAACGCAGGAACACATCGGTTGACAGATTCTAATGGAGATGGAGTATATGAAATCAATGTTGCCATTGCAGAAGGTTCTTACGAATACAAATTTATAAAGAATGGCGGTACCTGGGAAGGTGGTATTTCTGGTTCCTGTGTGAATGGTGGTGGTAATCGGGTAATGAATGTTAAAGTGAATACAACACTTCCAACCTATTGTTTTAATAGTTGTGAAGCATGTAAACTTACCGGACCTCCAAAAAGAATTCAAGTAACATTTCGTGTTAATATGTCGAATATGATTAGCCAATTTGGCAAGGTGGATACCTGCTATGTTGCTGGTTCATTTCAAGGTTGGACGCTCCCTAAAGCAAACAGTATTTTATTAGATCCGGATGGTGATGGTATATATGAAGGAAGGGATTCTGTTGATGGTAAATCTTCTTATGAATTTAAATATGTGTACGGCAAAGAATGGGGTTTTGACGAAACTGGCTTAGGCGGACAAGCATGCGCAACAGGTGGCGGAAATCGTAAAATAGATGTCGCAGAATCGGATACAATTTTAACTGCATACTGTTTTAATACCTGTGATGATATATGCGCTCCACTCCCTACTAAAATTAAAGCGCGTTTTAAAGTTGACTTAAGTTCAGAAGTGCCATCTGCAGATGGTGTATTTATTAAAAGTAGTTTCCAATGGCCTCAATTTAAAAATGCGGTAACAGAGTTGAAATTAATTGATCCGGTAAATGGTATTTTCGGAACGGATGTTTTGGATATTGTACCGATTAAGCAACACTTTGTTTTTGTGAATGGTAAAACAGATACAGAAAAGGAAACAGCTAAATTTAGTGATTTAGGTTGTGGTTTTATCAATACAGTAGGGGAGCATCTTCGGGAAGTGGACTTAACGGGAATCACAGATTTTCAGGATATCGGTTATATCTGGAATGTATGTGAAGAATTAACCGGCACAAAACAAGCAAATCTTAATGTAAACATGCGGATTCTACCAAATCCGTTTAGCAATAGCACCATTATCCGTTTTGATAATTCGAAAGGTGAAGTTTATAGTCTTACCATTGTAGATGTATTAGGTATTGAAATGAAAACAATTAAAAACATTCAGACTGGTGAGGTTTTAGTAAATAGAGATCAAATGAATACAGGTATTTATTTTGCTACCCTAAAAAGCAGCAAAGGTAATTTTACTACGCAACGTATAGCTATACAGTAA
- a CDS encoding TolC family protein: MSKILFSCQSKILNLWMLDFRFITGSSIQQIFLIQLWVLLLLGFLSNLNSQNILTEQDVITATLKNSPVISSANLQLQMQRQLEGASFNLANPEFIIESPTGEFMTLGVSQAFQFPSVYTKQKQLAKQHTRLAEKQKILSEREVIQQVKSAYLNLQFAKQLLQHLKKQDSIYAIISDAANRQFIAGQIDFKEKTFAASQFGDIHNQFMQAQTDAAIALMQLQIYTGIAEPFEILPLRKENSGVFINNEIVDSFQIHNSARVQYAFQSQAVVEKMISLEKSKALPGFSVGYMNQGLKNSEIPYRFKAGVNIPIWFWQYSASMKAAKTNLQISEQQILVEQQNLNIQIQLAKAEGLKAQMALEYFENKGLRHAFDLISTSERMFTAGQSDYINYLRTLSDAYKIQIQYLETLREFNQAIININYLKG, encoded by the coding sequence ATGAGCAAAATATTATTTAGTTGCCAATCTAAGATTTTAAATCTGTGGATGCTGGATTTTCGATTTATCACAGGTTCATCTATCCAACAAATATTTTTAATTCAATTATGGGTTTTATTATTATTGGGCTTTTTGTCAAATCTTAATAGTCAGAATATTCTGACAGAACAAGATGTTATAACGGCAACCCTTAAAAATAGTCCAGTAATATCTTCTGCAAATCTTCAGCTTCAAATGCAAAGACAACTTGAAGGCGCAAGTTTCAATCTTGCAAATCCTGAATTCATCATAGAAAGTCCTACGGGTGAGTTTATGACACTTGGTGTATCACAAGCTTTTCAGTTTCCATCAGTTTATACGAAGCAAAAGCAATTAGCAAAACAGCATACCAGGTTGGCAGAAAAACAAAAAATTCTAAGTGAAAGGGAAGTCATTCAACAAGTAAAATCTGCATACTTAAATTTGCAATTTGCAAAGCAACTTTTGCAACATTTAAAAAAACAGGATAGTATTTATGCTATCATTTCCGACGCTGCAAACCGTCAATTTATTGCTGGCCAAATTGATTTTAAAGAGAAAACATTTGCCGCAAGCCAATTTGGAGATATCCATAATCAATTTATGCAAGCACAAACTGATGCAGCTATAGCGTTGATGCAGCTTCAAATTTATACTGGGATTGCAGAGCCTTTTGAAATCCTGCCATTGCGAAAAGAAAATTCAGGAGTATTTATAAATAATGAAATTGTCGACAGCTTTCAAATACATAATTCGGCCCGTGTTCAATATGCTTTTCAATCGCAAGCGGTTGTTGAAAAAATGATTTCATTAGAAAAAAGTAAAGCATTGCCAGGTTTTTCAGTTGGCTATATGAATCAGGGATTGAAAAATTCAGAAATTCCATATCGATTTAAAGCAGGGGTCAATATTCCGATTTGGTTTTGGCAATATAGTGCTAGCATGAAGGCAGCGAAAACTAATTTACAAATTTCAGAACAGCAAATTTTGGTAGAACAACAAAACCTAAATATCCAAATTCAACTTGCAAAAGCGGAAGGATTAAAAGCACAAATGGCTTTAGAATACTTTGAAAATAAAGGTCTAAGACATGCTTTCGATTTAATTTCAACTTCCGAAAGAATGTTTACTGCCGGGCAATCAGATTATATCAATTACTTAAGAACCTTGTCGGATGCATATAAGATACAAATTCAGTATTTGGAAACACTTCGTGAATTCAATCAAGCTATTATTAATATTAATTATTTAAAAGGATAA
- a CDS encoding efflux RND transporter periplasmic adaptor subunit yields MNHTLKIRIFALFIWIIANSNPLQASGGDDHSHGPEEDLKSVQTAKYFSIEASSDKYELLLRYEPIHPNEPAKLILFVSSFATNRPIDSADISIRSQEDSSLVFQIRHSSEGTYILESRFTELKKYSLAVRINASQGADLILLSGVEVGKELVIASEEHVHAHLDYSNWLLWLIVISSLVIGLFLGLLFQKRNTKSGRSTIAIFLIIINCFLPLLQSEAHGDDDHGASKSGTNFSNSFLVPKETQFLFDVITQKLVSGSFTGSIKLFGTIIPSSGGQAQVGTPQNGKIRALFVNVGQYVKAGQQLAIVEQNLDAGTQVNMMSEKNKLLAEYEASKKEIDRLNTIADIAAKKDMDEANARFQKADSNLKLFKGNAGRTFVLQSPIAGVLGNFSLSIGSTVNAGQNLFTITNLSQIYAEAQVFDKDAAKVRKGAKFTIECANDSHITSEVKLLSLAQEINASNQSQRVLFQLNNPDNDFKIGEFVNIRVFALESSHQIVLPNSAITEINGKPVVFIKDAAEKYSVSYVQLGENNGSFTSILKGVEEDERIVVNASYQLKMIFLNQ; encoded by the coding sequence ATGAATCATACGTTAAAAATCAGAATATTTGCATTATTTATTTGGATTATTGCAAACAGTAATCCACTTCAAGCATCTGGAGGTGATGATCATAGTCATGGTCCGGAGGAAGATTTAAAGTCAGTACAAACTGCAAAATATTTTTCAATTGAAGCCTCTTCTGATAAATATGAATTACTGCTTAGATATGAACCCATTCATCCTAACGAACCAGCAAAGCTTATTTTATTTGTAAGTAGTTTCGCTACAAACAGACCAATCGATAGCGCAGATATTAGTATTCGTTCACAGGAAGATAGCTCCTTAGTGTTTCAGATCAGACATAGTAGTGAAGGTACGTATATACTAGAATCCCGTTTTACTGAACTAAAGAAGTATTCTCTTGCAGTAAGAATTAATGCTTCACAAGGAGCAGATTTAATTTTGCTTTCTGGTGTGGAGGTTGGAAAAGAATTAGTGATAGCATCAGAAGAACATGTCCACGCTCATTTAGACTATAGTAATTGGTTGCTTTGGTTAATTGTCATAAGCTCCTTGGTGATTGGTCTATTTCTAGGCTTACTTTTTCAAAAAAGGAATACCAAATCAGGTAGAAGTACCATTGCCATTTTCTTAATTATTATTAATTGTTTTTTGCCTTTATTACAGTCTGAGGCCCATGGTGATGATGATCATGGAGCTTCTAAGTCAGGTACTAATTTTTCTAATTCATTTTTAGTTCCTAAAGAGACGCAGTTTTTATTTGATGTAATTACTCAAAAATTGGTCTCTGGTTCTTTTACAGGGAGTATCAAACTTTTTGGAACTATAATTCCAAGTAGTGGGGGACAAGCTCAAGTTGGAACTCCTCAAAATGGAAAAATCCGAGCACTTTTTGTGAATGTTGGTCAATATGTAAAGGCCGGACAGCAGCTTGCAATTGTTGAACAAAATCTGGATGCTGGTACGCAAGTGAATATGATGTCTGAAAAAAATAAACTCCTTGCCGAATATGAGGCTTCTAAAAAGGAGATCGACCGATTGAATACGATCGCAGACATTGCAGCAAAAAAAGATATGGATGAAGCAAATGCGCGTTTTCAGAAAGCAGATAGTAATTTAAAGCTATTCAAAGGGAATGCTGGACGCACATTTGTTTTACAATCTCCAATTGCTGGCGTATTGGGTAATTTTAGTTTGAGTATTGGATCCACTGTGAATGCTGGACAAAATCTTTTTACAATAACAAATCTTTCGCAGATTTATGCAGAAGCGCAGGTGTTTGATAAAGATGCGGCTAAGGTAAGAAAGGGTGCAAAATTTACCATTGAATGTGCTAATGATAGTCATATCACCAGTGAAGTAAAACTTCTTTCCCTGGCACAAGAAATAAATGCAAGTAATCAATCTCAACGTGTTTTGTTTCAACTAAACAATCCGGATAATGATTTTAAGATTGGTGAATTTGTTAACATCCGGGTATTTGCATTGGAGAGCTCGCATCAAATTGTACTCCCGAATTCTGCTATTACAGAAATAAACGGTAAGCCAGTTGTATTTATTAAAGATGCAGCAGAAAAGTACAGTGTAAGTTATGTACAATTAGGTGAAAACAATGGAAGTTTTACAAGTATCCTTAAGGGGGTAGAAGAGGACGAACGCATTGTTGTCAATGCAAGTTATCAACTCAAAATGATTTTCCTAAATCAATAA